The proteins below are encoded in one region of Phaeodactylum tricornutum CCAP 1055/1 chromosome 3, complete sequence:
- the gshB gene encoding glutathione synthase. glutathione synthetase. GSH synthetase (glutathione synthase, extended N-terminus contains putative ER signal peptide (SignalP score = 0.805), however, this is not predicted by NN, but only HMM. No transit peptide found. Targeting unclear.), protein MFQQSYLVPQPAISHNFFTSQTFASPTSSVLRLGRTLTLSLAFGIAFSSAWSPSSTAASPMTTTTTTTLEASLPLELLAETANSFASAHGLQIEKRRDDGSSIFECAPISLLPNAYPRAAFRQAQTVAPYFNTLVDRISRDSGFLTDTLGGAVAQADPFTAQLLRLYQQIYGADENHTDRTFAQRADRLGIHRSDYMLHENNAIKQVELNTIASSFGALGAQVARLHQHLVTRWDDGVPDNPTLERLPLAMKIALDRFERRHRDDNDNNSMVGKTSVLFVVQEGESNTVDQRMLEFRLWQDHKIPVLRRTLTKLGQVARVDPTTGILYVDDEPISVVYFRAGYAPTDYPDGDAGVEWQARATLEQSIATKCPSLGYHLAGTKKVQQELARVQVLERFFPDDAEAVTKMREAFAGLYSLGDDASAEDLAAIRAVLDEGAAGRFVLKPQREGGGYNFYGERLAAKLRENVVRDDANPETMVLDAKLGEYILMERLFPPTQRAVLLRSGRVEGTGDSVSEFGCFGTIVCDADGTVVHNEYAGFLLRTKFANVDEGGVASGFATLSSPYLC, encoded by the exons ATGTTCCAACAGAGTTATTTGGTACCTCAACCAGCGATTTCTCATAATTTCTTCACCAGCCAAACATTCGCCTCTCCCACCTCTTCCGTGCTTCGTCTCGGACGCACGCTGACGCTCTCCCTGGCTTTCGGGATCGCCTTCTCTTCCGCCTGGAGTCCTTCGTCCACTGCTGCTTCCcccatgacgacgacgacaacaacaacactcGAAGCGTCTCTCCCGCTCGAGTTGCTCGCGGAAACCGCCAACTCTTTCGCCTCCGCGCACGGCTTGCAGATCGAAAAACGTCGCGACGACGGCTCCTCGATCTTTGAATGCGCCCCTATTTCACTCCTACCCAACGCCTATCCCCGCGCCGCATTCCGGCAAGCTCAAACCGTCGCGCCGTACTTTAACACTCTCGTGGATCGTATATCCCGAGATTCCGGATTCTTGACCGACACCCTCGGTGGGGCCGTCGCTCAGGCCGATCCCTTCACGGCTCAACTACTCCGACTCTACCAGCAAATATACGGTGCCGACGAAAACCACACGGACCGCACCTTTGCCCAACGAGCCGATCGACTCGGGATACACCGCTCCGATTACATGTTGCACGAAAACAACGCTATTAAGCAGGTCGAGCTTAATACGATTGCGTCCAGCTTTGGGGCCCTCGGGGCCCAGGTCGCCCGCCTCCACCAGCATTTGGTCACCCGCTGGGAC GACGGCGTTCCGGATAATCCAACGTTGGAACGCTTGCCACTCGCTATGAAGATTGCCCTGGATCGCTTTGAACGGCGGCACcgcgacgacaacgacaacaataGCATGGTGGGAAAGACCTCCGTCTTATTTGTGGTACAAGAAGGTGAGTCCAACACGGTGGATCAGCGCATGCTCGAATTTCGACTCTGGCAGGACCACAAGATCCCCGTGCTGCGACGGACTCTCACAAAACTGGGGCAAGTCGCGCGGGTGGACCCAACGACCGGTATTTTGTacgtggacgacgaaccCATTTCGGTAGTGTACTTTCGTGCGGGATACGCCCCGACGGATTATCCCGACGGCGACGCCGGGGTGGAGTGGCAAGCGCGGGCGACGCTTGAACAATCCATCGCCACCAAATGCCCTTCGTTGGGGTACCACCTGGCGGGCACCAAAAAGGTCCAACAAGAACTGGCCCGCGTCCAAGTGTTGGAACGCTTCTTCCCCGACGACGCTGAAGCCGTCACGAAGATGCGTGAGGCCTTTGCCGGTCTGTATTCTCTCGGAGACGACGCATCGGCCGAAGATCTTGCCGCCATCCGGGCCGTGCTGGACGAAGGAGCCGCCGGACGCTTTGTGTTGAAACCGCAACGTGAAGGCGGTGGCTACAACTTTTACGGCGAACGCCTCGCCGCCAAACTCCGGGAAAACGTTGTCCGCGACGACGCCAACCCCGAAACGATGGTTTTGGACGCCAAACTCGGTGAATACATTCTCATGGAACGACTCTTCCCCCCGACCCAGCGTGCCGTGCTTTTGCGTTCCGGTCGCGTGGAAGGCACGGGGGATAGCGTTTCCGAATTTGGATGCTTCGGAACCATTGTGTGCGACGCGGACGGTACCGTCGTGCACAACGAGTACGCCGGCTTTCTCCTGCGGACTAAATTTGCCAACGTGGACGAGGGCGGCGTCGCCTCGGGCTTTGCCACTTTGTCGAGTCCGTATCTTTGCTAA
- a CDS encoding predicted protein, translating into GIVAVAGGILYAKQDSLLYFPEIGGIPKRPRDNPRGYRSPDERNIPFDNLRIPCADGVHIHAWFLPFLSDQDTLSSTHNNNNNNTPTLIFFHGNAGNIGLRLPNALQMVQNLQAHVLLVEYRGYGDSDPVPPTETGLRRDAEAALHYLLRRAQEPTAATYRIDPQRIFVFGRSLGGAVALHLADYAQRQQIRLAGVVVENTFTSIADMVDQLMPFLTPIKPFVLKIGWDSTTLVPSLTAPLLYLAGSADELVPPSHMQRLYRASKSSRLAKMHVVDGGTHNETWLQGGAAYWHQFRSFL; encoded by the coding sequence GGAatcgttgccgtcgcggGTGGAATCCTCTACGCCAAACAAGATTCGCTCCTGTACTTTCCCGAAATTGGAGGGATTCCCAAACGACCCCGGGACAACCCGCGAGGCTACCGCTCTCCGGACGAACGCAACATTCCCTTTGACAATCTCCGCATTCCCTGTGCCGACGGGGTACACATTCACGCATGGTTCCTCCCCTTTTTGTCGGACCAGGATACCCTTTCATCCActcacaacaacaacaacaacaacacgcCCACGCTCATATTCTTTCACGGCAACGCCGGCAACATTGGTCTGCGTCTGCCCAACGCACTCCAAATGGTGCAAAACTTACAAGCCCACGTCTTGCTCGTCGAGTACCGGGGCTATGGTGATTCCGACCCGGTCCCACCCACGGAAACGGGGTTGCGCCGGGACGCCGAGGCCGCCCTCCACTACCTCCTCCGCCGCGCACAAGAACCGACGGCGGCAACCTACCGCATCGATCCGCAACGCatttttgtgtttggaaGATCCCTCGGCGGGGCCGTCGCACTCCATCTCGCCGATTACGcacaaaggcaacaaatACGACTCgctggtgtcgtcgtcgaaaataCCTTCACCTCCATTGCCGATATGGTCGATCAACTCATGCCCTTTTTGACACCCATTAAACCGTTCGTCCTCAAAATTGGCTGGGATTCCACCACACTGGTGCCGTCCCTCACGGCTCCCCTACTCTACCTCGCGGGATCCGCCGACGAACTCGTGCCGCCATCCCACATGCAACGACTCTATCGGGCTTCCAAATCCTCGCGATTGGCCAAAATGcacgtcgtcgacggagGAACCCACAACGAAACCTGGTTGCAGGGTGGAGCCGCCTACTGGCACCAATTCCGGTCCTTCCTC
- the UGDH1 gene encoding UDP-glucose 6-dehydrogenase (Synthesizes glucuronic acid by catalyzing the reaction: UDP-glucose + 2 NAD(+) + H2O = UDP-glucuronic acid + 2 NADH + 2 H(+).) encodes MSDDWDLKICCMGAGYVGGPTMAVIAKQCPKIRVCVVDLSQKQIDAWNTDELPIYEPGLLEVVQVCRGKNLFFSTDIDAEIQKADVVFISVNTPTKTQGIGAGRAANIKNCELCARKIVEVSTTNKIVVEKSTVPVRTAQAITRVLKSNEKGLEFPVLSNPEFLAEGTAMADLMNPDRVLIGGQQNEAGLKAAQTLVSVYANWVPREQILTTNLWSSELSKLVANAFLAQRVSSINSISALCEATGADVLEISRAVGMDARIGNRFLQPSVGFGGSCFQKDILNLVYLCETYGLDECATYWNQVILMNDYQKKRFSEKIVAKMFNTVTGKKIALMGYAFKKDTGDVRETPSMFVLRDLIQEQAKIFVYDPQVSREDMWSEMDYTCGVNHQNTPGLDDAVVTATDPYQACDGAHAMAILTEWDEFKTLDFDRIYKSMAKPAFLFDGRNLLDHEKLRDMGFEVHAIGKPDPTAFTDL; translated from the exons ATGAGTGACGACTGGGATCTCAAGATCTGTTGCATGGGCGCCGGCTACGTCGGAGGTCCCACCATGGCCGTGATTGCCAAACAATGTCCCAAG ATCCGCGTCTGCGTCGTCGATCTTTCGCAAAAGCAGATTGATGCCTGGAACACTGACGAGTTGCCCATTTACGAGCCGGGTCTTTTGGAAGTCGTCCAAGTCTGTCGCGGCAAGAATCTCTTCTTCTCGACGGACATTGACGCCGAGATTCAAAAGGCCGACGTCGTATTCATCTCCGTCAATACCCCCACCAAAACGCAGGGAATCGGAGCCGGACGGGCCGCCAACATCAAGAACTGTGAACTCTGTGCGCGCAAGATTGTGGAAGtatccaccaccaacaaaattgtcgtCGAGAAGAGTACCGTACCCGTGCGTACCGCACAGGCCATTACGCGGGTCCTCAAATCCAACGAAAAAGGACTCGAGTTCCCCGTACTCTCCAACCCAGAGTTCCTCGCCGAAGGAACGGCCATGGCCGACCTCATGAACCCCGATCGCGTACTCATTGGTGGACAGCAGAACGAAGCCGGTCTCAAGGCCGCACAAACACTCGTTAGTGTCTACGCAAACTGGGTCCCCCGCGAACAGATTCTTACCACCAACTTGTGGAGTTCCGAACTTTCCAAGTTAGTGGCCAACGCATTTCTGGCTCAGCGCGTTTCCTCCATTAACTCCATTTCGGCGCTCTGTGAAGCCACCGGAGCCGACGTTTTGGAAATCTCACGAGCCGTCGGAATGGACGCCCGCATCGGCAATCGCTTCCTACAACCCTCGGTTGGGTTTGGGGGATCCTGTTTCCAGAAGGACATTCTCAACCTAGTCTATCTCTGCGAAACATACGGTTTGGACGAGTGCGCCACCTACTGGAATCAGGTCATTCTCATGAACGACTACCAGAAGAAACGCTTTTCCGAAAAGATTGTGGCCAAAATGTTCAACACCGTCACGGGCAAGAAAATCGCCTTGATGGGCTACGCCTTCAAGAAGGACACGGGCGACGTCCGCGAGACCCCGTCCATGTTTGTCTTGCGTGACTTGATTCAGGAACAAGCCAAGATCTTTGTCTACGACCCCCAGGTCAGTCGCGAAGACATGTGGTCCGAAATGGACTACACTTGCGGTGTCAACCACCAAAACACGCCCGGCCtcgacgacgccgtcgtcacCGCCACCGACCCCTACCAAGCCTGTGACGGCGCCCACGCCATGGCCATCCTCACGGAATGGGACGAATTCAAGACCCTCGACTTTGATCGCATCTACAAAAGTATGGCCAAACCCGCTTTCTTGTTCGACGGACGCAACCTTTTGGATCACGAAAAACTCCGCGATATGGGCTTTGAAGTCCACGCCATTGGCAAACCCGATCCCACCGCCTTTACCGATCTCTAA
- a CDS encoding predicted protein, whose protein sequence is MPNVSVVVLCAVALTIAAVTPTQAFVPRSSPTRHGATTSSSSSNSGSRNGRGSNTLSTTLTALPWQSLAVKGAAAAATAAVAGTATVKLVLDKPSRTYGDDTVAKEYDAWADDGILEYYWGEHIHLGYYSPEEMRQGYKKKNFVQAKYDFIDEMMTFGGIDATTHSKAKVLDVGCGFGGTSRYLAKKLGSDAHVTGITLSPKQVQRGTELAVEQGVADNTRFTVMDALQMDFPDNSFDIVWACESGEHMPDKKAYISEMMRVLKPGGTFVMACWSQRDDSETPFDQRDKRDLQYLYEEWTHPYFISIKDFRKLIDDTDVMNPVTTANWVDETIASWRHSIWVGVFDPRGWIFKPKTYVKCFRDAYCLERMHRAFKRGLMEYGMWTATKKEES, encoded by the coding sequence ATGCCGAACGTTTCCGTAGTCGTACTTTGTGCCGTCGCGCTGACGATTGCGGCCGTCACCCCAACGCAAGCCTTTGTCCCGCGCTCGTCGCCGACTCGGCACGGTGCCACTactagcagcagcagtagtaACAGCGGTAGCCGTAACGGTCGTGGTAGTAATACGCTGTCGACCACGCTTACGGCGTTGCCGTGGCAATCGCTGGCGGTCAAGGGCGCCGCGGCGGCtgcgacggcggcggtggctGGCACGGCAACGGTCAAACTGGTCCTGGACAAGCCCTCACGCACCTACGGAGACGACACGGTTGCCAAGGAGTACGACGCCTGGGCCGACGACGGAATTCTAGAATACTACTGGGGCGAACACATCCATCTGGGGTACTACAGTCCGGAAGAAATGCGGCAAGGctacaagaagaagaatttcGTACAGGCCAAGTACGATTTCATCGACGAAATGATGACCTTTGGGGGGATCGACGCCACGACGCACAGCAAGGCCAAGGTCCTCGACGTCGGTTGTGGTTTTGGCGGGACGTCCCGGTATTTGGCCAAAAAGTTGGGGTCGGACGCACACGTGACGGGTATTACGCTGTCGCCCAAACAGGTCCAGCGCGGTACCGAACTCGCCGTGGAGCAGGGTGTTGCCGACAATACCCGCTTTACCGTCATGGACGCCCTCCAAATGGACTTTCCGGACAACTCCTTCGACATTGTATGGGCCTGCGAAAGTGGTGAACACATGCCCGACAAGAAAGCCTACATTAGTGAAATGATGCGGGTCCTAAAGCCGGGGGGAACCTTCGTCATGGCCTGCTGGTCGCAGCGGGACGACAGTGAAACGCCCTTTGATCAACGTGACAAGCGGGACTTGCAGTACCTTTACGAAGAGTGGACGCACCCGTACTTTATCTCCATTAAAGATTTCCGCAAGCTCATTGACGACACGGACGTGATGAACCCCGTCACGACCGCCAACTGGGTCGACGAAACGATCGCCTCCTGGCGGCACTCTATTTGGGTCGGGGTCTTTGATCCACGAGGATGGATCTTCAAGCCCAAGACGTACGTCAAGTGCTTTCGGGATGCCTATTGTCTGGAACGCATGCACCGAGCCTTTAAACGAGGGTTGATGGAGTACGGAATGTGGACGGcgaccaaaaaggaagaaagctAA
- the myoC1 gene encoding predicted protein (chromalveolate myosin type C), which translates to MAELQFLHEAAVLYQIKARHASQRPYTRVGDIVVAVNPYTWIEGLYDPAQQALYANRLTLRQYPPHVYEISALAYRGMIQEGKNQTIIVSGESGAGKTETVKIVVQHLAMLEHTAPSVSVDTNPASLDIVRHVVESSPLFEAFGNAMTTKNSNGSRFGKVTRLHFAPDWTADTQDTFCYNLKGSSYQTYLLETNRIVYQTAGERSFHIFYQLLSASSDLKRTMLGEEWIDATEKDFCYLGEPRECQVDGHSDAQSFIKTLHALELFGWEGDALQSLFGALGAVLRIGNLTFQEQEEGEAIVSSDTALRLLADAVGLSTTDLESAFTHLIIKANNDTIEVPLSAEISKNTTDALAKQMYSFIFDSVVMKVNQWTASSKSSEAEAAISLVDICGFESFETNRFDQLCINYANEKLQHKYVQDNLLKKRVEHEREEIELFDTTLMDNSDILDLIEGREGLINVMNEECMRPNGNNKTFVFKLTNVHRKNARFLRKKLDRSTQFGISHFAGDVMYDASEFIERNTDKVPESLLTLFTKSSNVLIREQFVAFLQKSEEKRSTRATRKKSTVTTVLDKFRVSLKDLMLTMSDTHTRYIRCIKPNDTMSIAIADHLLTVKQLQCAGLVTAIDLTRESFPNKYSFSTAVQRFHSLMNSEQKHDLKDMKLHDKAQYMMSSLFTPLIEQYRNSDFTMPFVCGKTKIFFRSGALEVLETQRRELHFMKASILQQQIRGIQSRSNYRRMKFAVISSQAAYRGKTKRSEFRRAQQSIILLQAWARRSRTQRKYLRLKRAVVVLQMRARRIYHAHLRL; encoded by the exons ATGGCCGAACTCCAATTCTTGCACGAGGCGGCCGTCCTTTACCAAATCAAAGCTCGACACGCCTCACAGAGGCCCTATACTCGGGTGGGCGATATCGTTGTGGCCGTTAATCCCTATACATGGATCGAAGGTCTCTACGATCCTGCGCAACAAGCACTGTACGCCAACCGACTA ACACTTCGACAATACCCC CCTCACGTATACGAAATCTCTGCCTTGGCCTATCGTGGCATGATTCAGGAAGGTAAGAATCAGACCATTATCGTTTCGGGAGAATCCGGCGCGGGCAAGACGGAAACGGTCAAAATTGTCGTCCAGCACCTCGCAATGTTGGAGCACACGGCACCGTCCGTTTCAGTAGACACCAATCCCGCATCGCTGGATATCGTTCGTCACGTCGTGGAAAGCTCCCCCTTGTTTGAAGCCTTTGGTAACgccatgacgacgaaaaattCCAACGGCTCCCGCTTTGGGAAAGTGACACGGTTGCACTTTGCCCCGGACTGGACAGCCGATACCCAAGACACGTTCTGCTACAATCTCAAGGGAAGCTCCTACCAGACGTATCTCCTCGAAACGAATCGAATTGTCTACCAAACTGCTGGCGAACGAAGTTTTCACATATTTTATCAGCTTCTTAGTGCTTCCAGTGATCTCAAACGAACCATGCTCGGTGAAGAGTGGATTGATGCCACAGAAAAAGATTTCTGCTACCTGGGTGAGCCAAGAGAGTGCCAAGTCGACGGACATTCAGATGCGCAGTCATTCATCAAGACCTTACACGCCTTAGAGCTCTTCGGTTGGGAAGGCGATGCTCTTCAAAGTTTATTTGGAGCCTTGGGAGCTGTCCTTCGCATAGGTAATCTAACCTTTCAGGAgcaagaggaaggagaagcAATCGTCTCTTCCGATACGGCGTTGCGGCTGTTGGCCGACGCTGTCGGTCTTTCAACCACGGATCTGGAATCAGCTTTCACCCATCTCATTATCAAAGCCAATAACGACACTATCGAAGTTCCTCTTAGTGCCGAGATCTCCAAGAATACTACTGATGCCTTGGCCAAACAAATGTACTCTTTTATTTTTGATTCGGTCGTCATGAAAGTAAATCAATGGACTGCTTCATCGAAATCCTCGGAAGCTGAGGCCGCTATTTCGCTAGTCGACATTTGCGGGTTTGAATCATTCGAGACCAATCGATTCGACCAACTCTGTATCAACTATGCCAACGAAAAACTGCAGCACAAGTATGTGCAGGATAATCTCTTGAAAAAGCGGGTTGAACACGAGAGAGAGGAAATCGAGCTCTTTGACACGACACTGATGGATAACTCGGATATTTTGGACCTGATTGAGGGTCGAGAAGGTCTCATTAACGTCATGAACGAAGAATGCATGAGGCCCAATGGCAATAACAAG ACATTCGTTTTCAAATTGACTAACGTCCATCGAAAGAATGCACGGTTTCTCAGAAAGAAATTGGACCGTTCCACGCAGTTCGGTATATCACACTTTGCTGGAGACGTCATGTACGACGCATCCGAGTTTATTGAACGAAATACCGACAAGGTACCGGAATCTCTCCTAACGCTTTTCACAAAGAGTAGCAATGTCTTGATACGAGAACAGTTTGTCGCCTTTCTCCAGAAAAGCGAAGAGAAGCGGTCTACTCGAGCAACCAGGAAAAAGTCTACCGTCACAACAGTCTTGGACAAATTTCGAGTGAGCCTGAAAGACTTGATGTTAACAATGTCTGATACACACACTCGCTACATCAGATGCATCAAGCCGAACGACACCATGTCCATAGCGATCGCCGATCATCTTCTTACAGTGAAACAACTTCAATGTGCTGGGCTTGTGACCGCAATAGACCTCACACGGGAATCGTTTCCAAACAAGTACTCATTTTCGACGGCGGTTCAGCGATTTCATAGCCTCATGAACAGTGAACAAAAGCACGATTTGAAAGACATGAAGCTCCACGACAAGGCGCAGTACATGATGTCGAGTTTGTTCACACCTTTGATTGAACAATATCGTAATAGCGATTTCACGATGCCTTTTGTGTGCGGCAAGACAAAGATATTCTTTAGATCCGGAGCCCTCGAGGTCCTCGAAACACAACGCAGAGAATTGCATTTTATGAAAGCATCTATTTTGCAGCAACAGATCCGGGGAATCCAGTCGAGATCAAATTATAGAAGGATGAAATTCGCGGTTATTTCAAGCCAGGCCGCGTATCGTGGCAAAACCAAAAGAAGTGAATTTCGACGAGCTCAACAATCGATTATCCTCCTTCAAGCTTGGGCCCGGCGATCGAGAACACAGAGAAAATACCTTCGTTTAAAACGTGCTGTTGTTGTGTTGCAAATGCGCGCTCGCAGAATATATCATGCTCACCTTCGTTTG